The Rhizobium leguminosarum bv. trifolii WSM1325 genome has a window encoding:
- a CDS encoding flavin reductase domain protein FMN-binding (PFAM: flavin reductase domain protein FMN-binding~KEGG: ret:RHE_PC00024 flavoprotein oxidoreductase protein) encodes MTIQTVDPRALRDAFGAFPTGVTVVTACDGDGNPIGFTANSFTSVSLNPPLLLVCLAKSSRNFATMTGAQHFAINVLSETQKDVSNTFARPVEDRFAAVEWAKGSAGCPIFSSVAAWFECAMEEVIEAGDHVILMGRIEAFDNSGRNGLGYARGGYFTPTLASKAVSAASEGNMELAAVVERRGKVLLLGEDLLSLPGVDAHDGSPTETLQKYLETLTGLKVSIGFLYSVYEGKSDGKQHIVYHAVAGEGEPAGGRFLKPDALVAAKFKTSSTADIVNRFAMESSIGNFGVYFGDETGGTVHPIPAKDAKA; translated from the coding sequence ATGACAATCCAGACTGTCGACCCAAGAGCACTGCGAGATGCATTCGGGGCCTTTCCGACCGGGGTGACTGTCGTCACCGCCTGTGACGGGGATGGAAATCCGATCGGCTTCACAGCGAACTCCTTCACCTCAGTCTCGCTTAATCCGCCTTTGCTGCTCGTCTGCCTTGCCAAGTCGTCGCGCAATTTCGCCACCATGACCGGAGCACAGCACTTTGCGATCAACGTGCTTTCGGAAACGCAGAAAGACGTGTCGAACACCTTTGCACGCCCGGTCGAGGACAGGTTTGCGGCGGTCGAGTGGGCGAAGGGATCGGCAGGCTGCCCGATATTCTCAAGCGTTGCGGCCTGGTTCGAATGCGCCATGGAAGAGGTCATCGAGGCTGGCGACCACGTCATCTTGATGGGGCGCATCGAAGCTTTCGACAATAGCGGCCGCAACGGTCTCGGCTATGCGCGTGGCGGTTATTTCACGCCGACGCTCGCAAGCAAGGCGGTGTCCGCGGCAAGCGAAGGCAATATGGAACTTGCAGCCGTTGTCGAACGCCGCGGCAAGGTTCTGCTGCTCGGCGAAGATTTGCTCTCCCTGCCAGGTGTCGATGCCCATGACGGCAGTCCGACCGAGACGCTGCAAAAATACCTGGAAACGCTCACCGGGTTGAAGGTCAGCATCGGCTTTCTCTATTCGGTTTATGAGGGCAAGAGCGACGGCAAGCAGCACATCGTCTATCACGCCGTTGCCGGAGAGGGCGAGCCTGCCGGCGGCAGGTTCCTGAAGCCTGACGCATTGGTTGCGGCAAAGTTCAAGACCAGTTCGACTGCTGATATCGTCAACCGTTTTGCGATGGAAAGCTCGATCGGCAATTTCGGCGTCTATTTCGGCGACGAGACCGGCGGCACTGTTCACCCAATTCCAGCCAAGGACGCAAAAGCATGA
- a CDS encoding alpha/beta hydrolase fold protein (PFAM: alpha/beta hydrolase fold~KEGG: ret:RHE_PC00023 hydrolase protein), with protein MLTAGSTTRTAAATNAAGALPRKRTASGTAYHEAGSGEPLVLIHGVGMRLEAWAPQIAFLSAGHRVIAVDMPGHGESAKLPAGSRLEEFVDWFGRFLDEMAIDTANVAGHSMGALVSGGAAVTFGERISRVAYLNGVYRRDPEAKAAVLARAAAIPVSGVDKEGPLARWFGDDADSVTARELTRKWLNLVDPQGYAVAYAAFAGGDETYANGWKDVAGPALFLTGSDDPNSTPLMATQMAELAPQGYARIVEGHRHMVNLTAPDIVNSLLAEWLSFGEDER; from the coding sequence ATGCTGACGGCCGGATCGACCACACGCACCGCTGCAGCAACAAACGCCGCCGGTGCCTTGCCCCGAAAAAGGACGGCAAGCGGAACGGCCTATCACGAGGCCGGCAGCGGTGAGCCGCTGGTTCTCATTCATGGCGTCGGCATGCGGCTGGAGGCCTGGGCTCCGCAGATCGCATTCCTGTCTGCGGGCCATCGCGTCATCGCCGTCGATATGCCGGGACATGGCGAGAGCGCAAAGTTGCCGGCGGGCAGTCGGCTCGAGGAGTTCGTCGACTGGTTCGGACGCTTTCTCGACGAGATGGCAATCGACACGGCAAATGTTGCCGGACACTCGATGGGCGCACTGGTTTCAGGAGGGGCGGCCGTGACCTTTGGCGAGCGGATCAGCCGCGTCGCCTACCTCAACGGCGTCTACAGGCGTGATCCTGAAGCAAAGGCCGCCGTGCTTGCGCGCGCCGCGGCCATTCCGGTATCGGGCGTCGACAAGGAAGGCCCTCTGGCCCGCTGGTTCGGCGATGATGCAGACAGCGTCACTGCGCGTGAATTGACGCGAAAATGGCTGAACCTCGTTGATCCCCAGGGCTATGCCGTCGCTTACGCCGCCTTTGCGGGAGGAGACGAGACCTATGCCAACGGCTGGAAAGACGTGGCTGGTCCGGCCCTGTTTCTGACGGGGTCCGATGATCCGAACTCGACGCCCTTGATGGCGACGCAAATGGCAGAGCTTGCGCCGCAGGGCTACGCTCGCATCGTCGAAGGCCATCGTCATATGGTGAACCTGACCGCGCCTGATATCGTCAATTCGCTGCTCGCTGAGTGGCTGTCGTTCGGGGAGGATGAACGATGA
- a CDS encoding protein of unknown function DUF1185 (PFAM: protein of unknown function DUF1185~KEGG: ret:RHE_PC00022 hypothetical protein): MAIQIRKTGLQIETTLIEGGKAAAVPLKLFTAFAVVKNPWAGRGFVDDLKPEIHAGAPVLGELLTKMIIDAVGSGEAVEGYGKSAVVGLDGEIEHGSALIHTLRFGNFYRQAVGAKSYLAFCNTRGPANAPIMIPLMDKNDEGRRSHYLTIQTSIPDAPAADEIVVALGASIGGRPHHRIGDRYQDLKDLGQDVANPAGV; the protein is encoded by the coding sequence ATGGCCATTCAAATTCGCAAGACGGGACTGCAGATCGAAACGACGCTGATCGAAGGCGGCAAGGCCGCGGCGGTTCCGCTGAAGCTGTTTACCGCCTTCGCGGTCGTGAAGAATCCCTGGGCCGGTCGCGGCTTCGTCGACGACCTCAAGCCCGAAATTCACGCAGGCGCTCCGGTGCTCGGCGAGTTGCTGACCAAGATGATCATCGATGCGGTCGGGTCCGGCGAAGCTGTCGAAGGATATGGAAAGTCCGCTGTCGTCGGCCTGGACGGCGAAATCGAACACGGGTCCGCGCTTATCCACACGCTGCGTTTCGGCAATTTCTATCGCCAGGCCGTCGGCGCCAAGTCCTATCTCGCCTTCTGCAACACACGCGGTCCGGCCAATGCGCCGATCATGATCCCGCTGATGGACAAGAACGATGAAGGCCGCCGTTCGCACTACCTGACCATCCAGACGTCGATCCCCGACGCGCCTGCTGCCGACGAGATCGTCGTGGCTCTCGGTGCTTCGATAGGCGGGCGCCCGCATCACCGCATCGGCGACCGCTACCAGGATCTGAAAGACCTGGGGCAGGACGTTGCCAATCCTGCGGGCGTTTGA
- a CDS encoding transcriptional regulator, GntR family (PFAM: GntR domain protein; regulatory protein GntR HTH~SMART: regulatory protein GntR HTH~KEGG: ret:RHE_PC00021 GntR family transcriptional regulator) has protein sequence MSGALKDAIRVERPAKTLRELALDKVREAIVNGYFRPGDRLVERDLCAQLGVSRTVVREVLRHLESEGLVANLPNKGPIVAQLDIGEAKQIYEIRGALEGMAARLCAERRSPEIVAALEESLAGIRNSYRDNDMAAVLTNTSSFYHTLFTMVDRNVAWGVVNLLTVRINHLRSMTIKTERRGIEGPLQMSKIVDAIRRGDGEGAYRAAMDHVAAASAIAEAVLSGKKPAD, from the coding sequence ATGAGCGGCGCTCTAAAGGACGCAATTCGAGTCGAGCGTCCTGCAAAGACCTTGCGGGAATTGGCGCTCGACAAGGTCCGCGAAGCCATCGTCAACGGATATTTCCGTCCCGGAGATCGCCTTGTCGAGCGTGACCTCTGCGCCCAGCTCGGCGTCAGCCGAACAGTCGTGCGCGAGGTTCTGAGGCATTTGGAATCGGAAGGGCTTGTCGCCAATCTGCCGAACAAGGGGCCGATCGTCGCGCAGCTCGACATCGGGGAGGCCAAGCAGATCTATGAGATCCGTGGCGCGCTGGAAGGCATGGCGGCGCGGCTGTGCGCGGAGCGCCGCAGCCCCGAGATCGTCGCTGCGCTTGAGGAATCTCTGGCCGGGATCCGCAACAGTTACCGCGATAACGATATGGCGGCTGTGCTGACGAACACCTCTTCCTTCTATCATACGCTGTTCACGATGGTTGACAGGAACGTTGCCTGGGGTGTCGTCAATCTTCTCACCGTGCGCATCAACCACCTGCGCTCGATGACGATCAAGACGGAGAGACGCGGCATCGAAGGCCCGCTGCAGATGTCGAAGATCGTCGACGCCATCCGCCGCGGCGACGGCGAGGGGGCTTACCGGGCGGCGATGGATCACGTCGCCGCCGCGAGCGCGATTGCCGAAGCGGTGCTGTCGGGGAAGAAGCCTGCCGACTAG